A single window of Micrococcaceae bacterium Sec5.1 DNA harbors:
- a CDS encoding sugar porter family MFS transporter yields the protein MSATQTQSKGTGNAALPPLTNGPHRKRLGLVALVATFGGLLFGYDTGVINGALRPMTADLGLTPLTEGIVTSSLLFGAAAGAVGGGRLSDSWGRRKTIILLAVLFLMGTLACVSAPSFEVMVIGRVILGLAVGGASTVVPVFLAELAPYEIRGSLAGRNELMIVIGQLAAFVVNAIIGNVWGEVGGVWRIMLAVAALPAIALFFGMLRMPESPRWLISKGRNPEALAVLKTIRSEDRAEAEMADVKHLADEERASRATSWGALKDKWILRIILVGIGLGVAQQLTGINSIMYYGQSVLVEAGFTSNAALVANIAPGVIAVVGGVIALTLMQRVNRRTTLLLGFTLTTVCHFLIGIASIVLPVGNAARPFVILFLVVAFVGSMQTFLNIAVWVMLSEIFPLHVRGFAIGLSVFCLWIANALLGLFFPTLVAGMGITGTFFLFGVVGIFALVFIYTQVPETRGRTLEALEEDVTTGAIYLVHKS from the coding sequence ATGTCTGCTACGCAAACGCAGAGCAAAGGAACCGGCAATGCTGCCCTTCCGCCGCTAACCAATGGCCCGCATCGTAAGCGCTTGGGGCTTGTTGCCCTGGTGGCTACATTCGGCGGCCTGCTGTTCGGCTACGACACTGGTGTCATCAACGGCGCACTGAGGCCAATGACGGCCGACCTCGGACTGACACCGCTGACGGAAGGGATCGTCACCAGTTCACTGTTGTTTGGGGCAGCTGCCGGAGCAGTTGGCGGCGGGCGCCTCTCGGATAGCTGGGGCCGTAGGAAGACGATCATCCTCCTGGCCGTGCTGTTCCTCATGGGTACGCTGGCCTGTGTCTCGGCGCCAAGCTTCGAGGTAATGGTCATCGGGCGCGTCATCCTGGGCCTGGCCGTTGGCGGTGCTTCCACCGTGGTGCCCGTCTTCCTTGCTGAGCTGGCTCCGTACGAAATCCGTGGTTCCCTGGCCGGGCGGAACGAACTCATGATTGTCATCGGCCAGTTGGCTGCGTTCGTTGTCAACGCCATCATCGGCAATGTCTGGGGCGAAGTGGGGGGAGTCTGGCGCATCATGCTCGCCGTTGCCGCTCTTCCCGCCATCGCACTGTTCTTTGGCATGCTGCGGATGCCGGAATCTCCACGCTGGCTCATCTCCAAGGGCAGGAACCCGGAAGCCTTGGCCGTGCTCAAGACCATTCGCTCCGAGGATCGCGCCGAGGCAGAAATGGCAGACGTCAAGCACCTGGCGGACGAAGAAAGGGCATCGAGGGCTACCTCATGGGGCGCGCTGAAGGACAAGTGGATCCTGCGCATCATTCTTGTAGGCATTGGGCTGGGCGTTGCCCAGCAGCTGACGGGCATCAACTCGATCATGTACTACGGCCAGTCCGTACTCGTTGAGGCGGGATTCACTTCCAATGCCGCGCTCGTCGCCAACATCGCGCCCGGTGTGATCGCCGTCGTCGGTGGTGTCATTGCGCTGACGCTGATGCAGCGCGTCAACCGCCGCACAACGCTGCTCCTGGGTTTCACCTTGACTACGGTCTGCCACTTCCTCATCGGGATCGCGTCGATCGTCCTTCCGGTGGGCAATGCGGCCAGGCCGTTCGTGATCCTTTTCCTGGTGGTTGCGTTCGTAGGATCGATGCAGACGTTCCTGAACATTGCGGTGTGGGTGATGCTGTCTGAGATCTTCCCGCTGCACGTCCGTGGCTTCGCCATTGGCCTGTCAGTCTTCTGCCTGTGGATCGCCAACGCCCTGCTGGGTCTCTTCTTCCCCACACTTGTTGCCGGGATGGGGATCACGGGAACGTTCTTCCTCTTTGGTGTTGTGGGCATCTTCGCCTTGGTGTTTATCTACACCCAGGTCCCCGAAACCCGTGGGCGTACGCTGGAGGCTCTCGAAGAGGACGTGACCACCGGCGCCATCTACCTGGTGCACAAGAGCTAG
- a CDS encoding esterase — MIITRAEHRTEVIPFRARDNTPLSLVHVTSAVEVTKGPVMLVHGSGVRAELFRPPVRTTIVDVLLGDGWDVWMLNWRASIDLDPLSWTLADAAVYDHPAAVEHVLNATGADTMKAVIHCQGSTSFTMSAVAGLLPQVDTIVSNAVSLHPVVPAFSRLKIDYLTPVVKIFTPYLSPAWGYKSQGYFTRAIRGLVKATHRECDNIVCKMVSFTYGSGRPALWAHENLDDATHQWLSGEFAEVPVTFFEEMGRSIKAGHMVAAGNHPELPENFVAEAPQTDARFAFIAGLDNLCFLPESQQRTFDFFQKHRPGKDSLHLIPGYGHLDVFFGQHAWQDTFPIIVEELNKTKEPRS, encoded by the coding sequence ATGATCATCACCCGTGCCGAGCACCGGACCGAGGTCATCCCGTTCCGTGCCCGGGACAACACCCCTTTGAGCCTTGTCCATGTGACGTCGGCGGTGGAGGTGACGAAAGGGCCGGTCATGCTGGTCCATGGGTCCGGCGTGCGGGCGGAGTTGTTCAGGCCACCGGTCCGGACCACCATTGTGGACGTCCTGTTGGGAGACGGATGGGACGTGTGGATGCTGAACTGGAGGGCATCCATCGATCTCGATCCCTTGTCCTGGACGCTCGCCGACGCCGCCGTGTACGACCACCCTGCCGCCGTCGAGCATGTGCTGAATGCGACTGGAGCGGACACGATGAAGGCTGTCATCCACTGCCAGGGATCGACGTCGTTCACCATGTCCGCCGTGGCCGGTCTCCTGCCCCAAGTGGACACCATCGTCTCCAACGCGGTGTCCCTGCATCCCGTGGTGCCTGCGTTCTCGCGGCTCAAGATCGACTACCTGACGCCCGTGGTCAAGATCTTCACCCCTTACCTGTCCCCGGCATGGGGCTATAAATCGCAGGGCTACTTCACGCGGGCCATCCGAGGCCTCGTCAAGGCCACCCACCGCGAGTGCGACAACATCGTCTGCAAGATGGTCAGCTTCACCTACGGCAGCGGCCGCCCGGCGCTCTGGGCCCACGAAAACCTCGACGACGCCACTCATCAATGGCTCAGCGGCGAGTTCGCCGAGGTCCCGGTGACGTTCTTCGAGGAGATGGGCCGCAGCATCAAAGCCGGGCACATGGTAGCTGCCGGAAACCATCCGGAACTGCCGGAGAACTTTGTGGCCGAGGCTCCCCAAACCGATGCGCGGTTCGCGTTCATCGCCGGGCTGGACAACCTCTGTTTCCTTCCCGAAAGCCAGCAACGCACCTTCGACTTCTTCCAAAAGCACCGGCCCGGGAAGGACTCGCTCCACCTCATCCCCGGCTACGGACATCTGGACGTCTTCTTCGGTCAGCATGCCTGGCAGGACACCTTCCCGATCATCGTGGAGGAGCTCAACAAAACCAAGGAGCCAAGGTCATGA
- a CDS encoding dihydrofolate reductase family protein: MSQVTCDLTISLDGFVAGPNQRMSEPLGDGGELLHRWMFEEPEANAAQVEEILAAGAFIMGRNMFAGPGPDMWDKEWRGWWGEEPPYHAPVFVLTHHQHEPLEMQGGTTFHFVNDGIESALAQAREAAGSKDVAIAGGAQTARQYIQAGLMDELRLHISPMTLGGGERLLDGVGSLKLEPTEVAGTKLVTHVRYHLPR; this comes from the coding sequence ATGAGCCAAGTGACGTGCGATTTGACCATCTCCCTGGACGGCTTCGTTGCCGGTCCGAACCAGCGGATGTCGGAGCCCTTGGGCGACGGCGGAGAGCTTCTGCACCGATGGATGTTTGAAGAGCCCGAAGCCAACGCGGCCCAGGTTGAGGAAATCCTCGCCGCCGGCGCCTTCATCATGGGGCGGAATATGTTTGCGGGACCGGGCCCAGACATGTGGGACAAGGAATGGCGTGGGTGGTGGGGTGAAGAACCGCCATATCACGCGCCGGTTTTCGTTCTGACACACCATCAGCATGAGCCGCTGGAGATGCAGGGCGGCACCACGTTCCATTTCGTGAACGACGGGATCGAATCCGCGCTTGCACAGGCGCGGGAGGCCGCAGGCAGCAAAGACGTGGCCATCGCTGGCGGAGCCCAGACGGCCCGGCAGTACATCCAAGCTGGGTTGATGGACGAGCTACGGCTCCACATTTCGCCCATGACTCTTGGTGGTGGCGAGCGGTTGCTGGACGGCGTGGGGAGTCTCAAGCTTGAGCCTACGGAAGTGGCCGGCACCAAGCTCGTCACCCACGTTCGGTACCACCTGCCCCGGTAA
- a CDS encoding GMC oxidoreductase produces MGRLGTGNSGNTGAEPAPDPARHSPGIEKVDAVVVGSGFGGSVAALRLAEAGQSVVLMERGKPYPPGSFARSPAEMGRNFWDPDRGLYGLFDAWTFRGTEGLVSSGLGGGSLIYANVLLRKDEKWFVNESPIPGGGYENWPFTRADLDPYYKTAEGMLKPVRYPYNDTPKTMAMEKTAATLRLPISRPPIAVTFSTDPKKDPQTNRPLPLPDYGSIHGPDTVRTTCTLSGECDIGCNAGAKNTLDHNYISAAAAKGADIRTFHDVRGIRPLARGGYEVRYVVHDPERQGELLKERIIHCRRLILGAGTFGTNFLLLRNRSSLPALSDALGTRFSGNGDLLTFVMDAKTPAANGSPPGVRTLTGSRGPVITTAIRIPDSNDDDGDGRGYYVEDAGYPAFMNWLMETAQLSTTVKRTAKVARQLLMDRLFDAGRSNVSADLAAALGDGRLSSSSVPLLGMGRDIPDGVMTLRDGRLAIAWTMATSKDYFGRVRGTMSEIAKDLDGDFVDNPLWWAKRVITVHPIGGAPSGRHPGEAVCDSYGEVFGYPGLFVMDGAAMSGPVGANPSLTISAFAERACHHILENAQGAGHRGITPADAAGSDDLASDDSAGADSRANDLDASAPRELAPDATKGKGAREERPASAATEGAPATTGAGTRGLGLQSHPDQATLDAEAAATDATTSVRFTEQMHGWFSPGLSDPEKGRSLGRDRGRGIMFELTITAEDMDAFVEDPSHPAKAEGYVLADYFGGRMPVERGWFNLFVEDVSDDGRPARRMLYRLWLRDPGGTPFTFTGYKLIHNEAGLDIWQDTTTLYATILRGHVPPSEAVDVDEPGGQEPGQEDVFGAGILYIRPLDFAKQLTTFRAEGPAPAAGLASFMKLFAGELWEVYGRGLKRVPFPVRRPLRRPRR; encoded by the coding sequence ATGGGTCGTCTGGGGACCGGGAACAGCGGGAATACTGGTGCGGAACCGGCGCCCGATCCGGCGCGCCACAGTCCAGGCATCGAAAAAGTTGACGCCGTAGTGGTCGGTTCCGGATTCGGCGGTTCGGTGGCTGCCCTCCGCTTGGCCGAGGCCGGACAATCCGTGGTGCTCATGGAACGTGGCAAGCCCTATCCTCCAGGTAGTTTCGCGCGTTCGCCAGCCGAGATGGGCAGGAATTTCTGGGACCCGGATCGCGGACTGTACGGGCTCTTCGATGCGTGGACATTCCGGGGCACGGAGGGGTTGGTATCCAGCGGCCTGGGCGGCGGTTCACTGATCTATGCCAACGTCCTCCTGCGCAAGGACGAAAAATGGTTCGTCAACGAATCCCCCATCCCCGGCGGCGGTTACGAGAATTGGCCTTTCACACGGGCGGACCTTGACCCGTACTACAAAACCGCAGAAGGCATGCTCAAACCGGTCCGTTATCCGTACAACGACACGCCGAAAACCATGGCCATGGAGAAGACGGCTGCAACGCTGCGGCTGCCCATCAGCAGGCCGCCCATCGCCGTCACGTTCTCCACGGATCCTAAGAAAGATCCCCAAACCAACAGGCCGCTCCCCCTCCCCGACTACGGCAGCATCCACGGCCCTGACACTGTGCGGACCACCTGTACCCTCAGCGGTGAATGCGACATCGGCTGCAACGCGGGCGCCAAGAACACGCTGGACCACAACTACATCTCCGCAGCGGCTGCCAAGGGCGCGGACATCCGCACATTCCACGATGTCCGCGGGATCAGGCCACTTGCGAGGGGAGGCTACGAGGTCCGTTACGTGGTGCACGATCCCGAGCGCCAAGGCGAACTCCTGAAAGAGCGGATCATTCACTGCCGCCGCCTCATCCTCGGCGCCGGCACGTTCGGCACCAACTTCCTGCTCCTGCGCAACCGAAGCTCCCTGCCCGCCCTCAGCGACGCCTTAGGCACCCGCTTCAGCGGCAACGGCGATCTCCTCACGTTCGTCATGGACGCCAAGACACCGGCCGCCAACGGATCCCCACCCGGAGTGCGAACACTCACCGGCAGCCGCGGACCCGTCATCACCACCGCGATCAGGATCCCCGATTCCAACGACGACGACGGCGATGGTCGCGGCTACTACGTGGAGGACGCCGGGTATCCCGCCTTCATGAACTGGCTCATGGAGACCGCCCAACTCAGCACCACCGTCAAACGAACGGCCAAAGTTGCCCGCCAACTGCTGATGGACAGGCTGTTCGACGCCGGCCGCTCGAACGTCTCCGCCGACCTCGCCGCCGCACTGGGTGACGGGCGCCTCTCCTCCAGTTCCGTGCCGCTGCTGGGAATGGGCCGGGACATCCCCGACGGCGTCATGACCCTTCGCGACGGAAGACTCGCCATTGCATGGACCATGGCCACGTCCAAGGACTACTTCGGACGCGTCCGCGGAACAATGTCCGAGATCGCCAAGGACCTCGACGGAGATTTCGTAGACAACCCGCTGTGGTGGGCCAAACGTGTCATCACGGTGCACCCCATCGGCGGGGCACCATCGGGCCGCCACCCTGGCGAGGCGGTGTGCGACTCCTACGGCGAGGTGTTCGGTTATCCCGGCCTGTTCGTGATGGATGGGGCAGCCATGTCTGGCCCCGTGGGTGCCAACCCTTCGCTGACCATTTCCGCTTTTGCCGAACGCGCGTGCCACCACATCCTGGAGAACGCCCAGGGTGCCGGGCACAGGGGAATTACCCCCGCCGACGCTGCTGGAAGTGACGACCTGGCCAGTGATGACTCGGCTGGCGCTGACAGCCGGGCCAACGACCTCGACGCTTCGGCTCCGCGCGAATTGGCGCCTGACGCTACCAAGGGCAAGGGCGCGCGGGAGGAGCGGCCTGCGAGCGCCGCCACCGAGGGCGCACCTGCCACGACGGGTGCAGGGACTCGTGGTTTGGGGCTGCAGTCACACCCGGACCAGGCAACCCTGGACGCGGAAGCCGCTGCGACAGACGCCACCACCTCGGTGCGTTTCACCGAGCAGATGCACGGCTGGTTCAGTCCCGGTCTCAGTGATCCGGAGAAGGGTCGAAGCCTGGGCAGGGACCGGGGCCGCGGGATCATGTTCGAGCTGACGATTACTGCCGAGGACATGGACGCGTTCGTTGAGGATCCGAGCCACCCGGCGAAGGCCGAGGGGTATGTCCTCGCAGACTATTTCGGTGGCCGGATGCCGGTGGAGCGTGGCTGGTTCAATCTCTTTGTGGAGGACGTTTCCGACGACGGCAGGCCAGCCAGGCGCATGCTCTACCGGTTGTGGCTGCGGGACCCGGGCGGAACGCCGTTCACGTTCACCGGGTACAAGCTGATCCATAACGAGGCCGGGCTGGATATTTGGCAGGACACGACCACGCTGTACGCCACGATCCTGCGAGGCCATGTTCCGCCGTCGGAAGCAGTTGACGTTGATGAGCCAGGCGGGCAGGAGCCAGGCCAGGAGGATGTCTTCGGTGCCGGCATTCTGTACATCCGCCCCTTGGACTTCGCCAAGCAACTGACCACGTTCCGTGCCGAGGGCCCGGCACCGGCCGCGGGTTTGGCGTCCTTCATGAAATTGTTCGCCGGTGAGTTGTGGGAGGTCTACGGGCGGGGCCTCAAACGGGTCCCGTTCCCGGTCCGGAGACCACTGCGACGGCCACGCAGATGA
- the cobA gene encoding uroporphyrinogen-III C-methyltransferase, which translates to MQLTIDLTGREVLVTGSEKAARQAVRRYQAAGAKVFRLSTPAGAPGDGPLPERPFLVAVVDDGDTGWEPLVERCGGAGIPVAFEPAPGNEGHVTLVGGGPGALDLLTVGAVDALRDADVVFYDRLAPYQELADLTSGELVDVGKQPGHHKVTQRDIEKLMVEAALLGKNVVRLKGGDPYVFGRGGEEVAACVAAGVPVRVISGVTSAISVPAAAGIPVTHREVSHMFTVVSGHAPLTEKEHTHLAGLGGTIVVLMGIGTLPQLAAGLRRAGMESDMPMAVVERGYRPGQRTTIADLGTIETAATGCSNPAVLVIGEVVRVAEANRNHAEASAELSRLAASLLEA; encoded by the coding sequence ATGCAGCTCACCATTGATCTCACAGGCCGCGAGGTCCTCGTCACGGGATCCGAAAAGGCCGCCCGCCAAGCGGTTCGACGCTACCAGGCTGCCGGGGCCAAGGTGTTCCGTCTCAGCACGCCTGCCGGCGCACCCGGCGACGGTCCGCTGCCGGAACGTCCGTTCCTGGTAGCAGTGGTGGACGACGGCGACACGGGCTGGGAGCCGTTGGTGGAACGCTGCGGCGGCGCCGGGATTCCGGTTGCCTTCGAGCCCGCACCAGGCAACGAGGGCCATGTAACCCTGGTGGGAGGCGGACCTGGCGCCTTGGATCTCCTCACGGTTGGTGCGGTGGACGCCCTGCGCGATGCCGACGTCGTGTTTTACGATCGCCTCGCCCCGTACCAGGAGCTGGCCGACTTGACGTCCGGCGAGTTGGTGGACGTTGGAAAGCAGCCCGGGCACCACAAGGTCACCCAGCGTGACATCGAAAAACTCATGGTGGAAGCCGCCCTCCTGGGCAAGAATGTGGTCCGGCTCAAGGGCGGCGACCCTTACGTCTTCGGCCGCGGCGGCGAAGAAGTGGCCGCCTGTGTTGCCGCCGGCGTTCCGGTCCGCGTGATTTCCGGCGTCACCAGCGCTATCTCCGTTCCGGCCGCAGCCGGGATTCCGGTAACGCACCGCGAGGTCAGCCACATGTTCACCGTGGTTTCCGGACACGCTCCCCTGACGGAGAAGGAACACACGCACCTGGCAGGACTCGGCGGCACGATCGTTGTCCTCATGGGCATCGGAACCCTCCCGCAGCTTGCCGCCGGCCTGCGCCGCGCGGGCATGGAATCCGACATGCCGATGGCCGTGGTGGAGCGGGGCTACCGCCCGGGCCAGCGCACTACCATCGCCGATCTGGGTACGATCGAAACGGCAGCCACCGGCTGCAGCAACCCGGCCGTGCTGGTCATAGGCGAGGTGGTCCGGGTGGCTGAAGCCAACCGTAATCATGCCGAAGCATCCGCTGAACTGAGCCGACTCGCGGCTTCGCTCCTTGAAGCCTGA
- a CDS encoding acetoacetate decarboxylase family protein, translating into MKTLTELVTPLLKLMPSPVPRRQERLRGQHALADGIKYVMPVNSDDSPVLMAAFPINKKAAAAALPGTEMRPFSLGGKGLLVVTVVNYKSTDIGKYIEYSLAIAITHGSRPAPPILPLIFQKTFKLGQFVVDLPVSSEVSVKGGKGIWGMPKHQANLDFVVTDSTVSAQYDKDGQLGCYIEIERPDPLGLPLKLAASNYCVFRNMLWKSDIYFEATGDITLGAQAKARLILGDAPGVEPLKNLQVESKPVFTAWLPQAHGVLDDHYEAWFLTAPTESAAAALRGGDMLDSVVNLGQGQEWLTPPDRSRIAGTAPMGTARDSGAVPRATPGSLQ; encoded by the coding sequence ATGAAAACACTCACCGAACTGGTTACCCCCCTGCTCAAGCTCATGCCGTCCCCGGTTCCCCGACGCCAGGAACGCCTCCGCGGCCAGCACGCACTGGCCGACGGCATCAAGTACGTCATGCCGGTCAATTCCGACGACTCCCCGGTGCTCATGGCGGCCTTCCCCATCAACAAGAAAGCCGCAGCGGCCGCACTCCCCGGCACCGAGATGAGGCCCTTCAGCCTGGGCGGCAAAGGGCTGCTGGTGGTCACCGTGGTCAATTACAAGTCCACGGACATCGGCAAGTACATCGAATACTCACTGGCCATCGCCATCACCCACGGCAGCAGGCCGGCCCCGCCCATCCTCCCGCTGATCTTCCAGAAAACCTTCAAGCTGGGGCAGTTCGTGGTGGACCTGCCCGTCAGTTCGGAGGTTTCCGTCAAGGGTGGCAAGGGAATCTGGGGCATGCCGAAGCACCAGGCCAACCTGGACTTCGTCGTCACTGACTCCACAGTGTCAGCACAGTACGACAAAGATGGCCAACTCGGTTGCTACATCGAAATCGAGCGTCCCGACCCACTTGGGCTGCCACTGAAGCTTGCTGCGTCGAACTACTGCGTATTCCGGAACATGCTCTGGAAATCGGACATCTACTTCGAAGCTACCGGAGACATCACACTCGGAGCACAGGCCAAGGCACGCCTCATCCTCGGTGACGCGCCCGGCGTCGAGCCTTTGAAGAATCTGCAGGTGGAAAGCAAACCCGTGTTCACCGCCTGGCTGCCGCAAGCCCACGGTGTTCTTGACGATCATTACGAAGCCTGGTTCCTCACGGCACCTACCGAATCCGCTGCTGCAGCCCTTCGAGGAGGCGACATGCTGGACAGCGTCGTGAACCTGGGCCAGGGCCAGGAATGGCTGACCCCGCCGGACCGGAGCAGGATCGCAGGGACGGCGCCAATGGGCACGGCACGAGACTCCGGCGCCGTACCCCGCGCTACTCCGGGAAGCCTCCAATGA
- a CDS encoding uroporphyrinogen-III synthase gives MTVARAFEIQDVTTATDVSEATEAPLDGFRIGVTSHRRSRDLIEALERRGASVLHAPALKIAPVQEDMVLIEDTRTIIAAKPDICIATTAYGMRRWCEAADSFGIGEQLLETLSACRMFVRGPKARGAVRAAGLADVGISSDETTATLVDMLLVEGVRGKTVAVQLHGYTDVRQLERLRMSGARVLTVTPYRWVKPDGEDKLPRLIEAVCNGNLDVLTFTSAPAVDAMWSTAHEMGLYRQLIEALKGPVTVAAVGPVTAQPLVDAGLTPLIPDRYRMGALIRLVTEHLSLNHVRRLETKSATIELRGRCLRINGEVIDLAPAPLLLLRALLGAGGAVLSREALSDLLDLRGSVHALDMTVSRLRSSLPDGKLVETVVKRGYRLRA, from the coding sequence ATGACTGTTGCACGTGCCTTTGAAATCCAAGACGTCACAACCGCCACGGACGTTTCAGAAGCTACCGAAGCGCCGCTGGACGGGTTCCGCATCGGCGTCACCTCGCATCGCCGTTCCAGGGACCTCATCGAGGCCCTGGAACGCCGTGGTGCGAGCGTGCTCCATGCTCCGGCCTTGAAGATCGCGCCCGTGCAGGAGGACATGGTCCTCATCGAGGACACCCGCACCATCATCGCCGCCAAGCCTGATATCTGCATCGCCACCACGGCCTACGGCATGCGCCGCTGGTGCGAGGCAGCAGACTCCTTCGGCATCGGCGAGCAACTCCTGGAAACACTCTCGGCCTGCCGCATGTTCGTTCGGGGACCCAAAGCCCGCGGTGCCGTCCGCGCGGCCGGCCTTGCCGACGTCGGAATCAGCAGTGACGAAACCACAGCGACGCTCGTCGACATGCTCCTGGTGGAAGGCGTCCGGGGCAAGACCGTTGCTGTGCAGCTGCACGGCTACACCGACGTGCGCCAACTGGAGCGGCTGCGGATGTCCGGCGCCAGGGTCCTGACGGTGACGCCCTACCGCTGGGTCAAGCCCGACGGCGAGGACAAGCTGCCGCGCCTGATCGAGGCCGTCTGCAACGGCAACCTTGATGTCCTGACCTTCACCAGCGCCCCGGCCGTGGACGCAATGTGGAGCACCGCGCACGAGATGGGCCTGTACCGCCAGCTTATTGAAGCGCTCAAAGGTCCCGTGACGGTAGCCGCCGTTGGGCCCGTCACCGCACAGCCACTGGTCGACGCCGGGCTGACGCCACTCATTCCCGACCGTTACCGCATGGGCGCACTGATTCGCCTGGTGACGGAGCACCTGTCCTTGAACCACGTGCGCCGCCTGGAAACCAAGAGCGCCACCATCGAACTTCGCGGGCGCTGCCTGCGGATCAACGGCGAAGTGATTGATCTTGCGCCAGCCCCGCTCCTGCTGCTCCGGGCCCTGCTCGGCGCCGGTGGTGCGGTGCTGTCCCGTGAAGCGCTCTCGGATCTCCTGGACCTGCGTGGTTCCGTACACGCCCTGGACATGACCGTCAGCCGGCTGCGTTCCTCGCTTCCGGACGGCAAGCTCGTGGAAACCGTCGTGAAGCGCGGGTACCGGCTGCGGGCTTAG
- a CDS encoding LacI family DNA-binding transcriptional regulator, translating to MAPDSQHRPATQSDVAREVGVSRTLVSFAFRGAPGVSHETKQAIFEAAKRLGYRPNAVAADLARKHRSAVGLYLLDIRNEIYADVLSGVRTALPQDSNRLILSVSRSVDGVDPGALESLIEARVGIIIAATLLDSDERVQEMARIVPLVSVTRPVHGVDSVYSDDLAGARAATEHLLGLGHTRIAHLSGPVYDGHVVRRQSYEQTMRDAGLSPQTVAAEDFTPDAGQRAAAQMLNNSDRPTAIFTHNDQLALGVREAAYALGLSIPEDLSLVGYDNTRTAHLHGIDLTSVDLHAVELGRTAGTVALERLNNPDAPIADERLMPQLVVRNSTGPVRRAG from the coding sequence ATGGCTCCCGATTCTCAGCACCGCCCCGCCACGCAAAGCGACGTCGCGCGCGAAGTGGGCGTTTCCCGGACCTTGGTGTCTTTCGCCTTCCGCGGCGCACCCGGTGTCAGCCACGAGACAAAGCAGGCCATCTTCGAGGCAGCCAAGCGTCTCGGGTACCGGCCAAACGCCGTGGCCGCCGATTTGGCACGCAAGCACCGTTCCGCCGTCGGGCTTTATCTGCTGGACATCCGCAACGAGATCTACGCTGATGTCCTCAGCGGTGTCCGCACCGCGCTACCCCAAGACAGTAACCGGCTCATCTTAAGCGTTTCGCGGTCCGTGGACGGCGTGGATCCGGGTGCGCTGGAGTCCCTGATTGAGGCCCGTGTTGGAATTATCATCGCGGCTACGCTGCTGGACTCAGACGAACGGGTGCAAGAAATGGCCCGGATCGTCCCCCTGGTGAGTGTGACGCGGCCGGTGCACGGCGTGGACAGCGTGTACTCGGATGACCTTGCGGGCGCGCGGGCGGCAACTGAACATCTCCTCGGACTTGGCCATACGCGCATCGCCCATCTCTCTGGCCCGGTCTACGACGGCCACGTCGTCCGCCGCCAGAGTTACGAGCAGACAATGCGCGACGCCGGGCTCTCACCGCAGACGGTGGCAGCAGAGGACTTCACACCGGATGCAGGACAGCGCGCCGCCGCGCAGATGCTGAATAATTCCGACCGGCCGACTGCGATTTTCACCCACAACGACCAGTTGGCGCTTGGCGTTCGCGAAGCCGCCTACGCACTGGGACTCTCGATTCCCGAAGATTTGTCCCTTGTGGGCTATGACAACACAAGGACCGCCCACCTGCACGGCATCGACCTCACGTCCGTGGACTTGCATGCTGTTGAATTGGGTCGGACCGCCGGGACAGTAGCCCTGGAACGGCTCAATAATCCGGACGCCCCCATCGCCGACGAACGCCTCATGCCGCAATTGGTGGTGCGCAACTCCACGGGCCCGGTCAGGCGCGCGGGGTAG